GATTGGACTTTAGGAATGAAAGATATTAGACTAAAAGATCTACCAAGCTTCATAAGAATCACCAATCTAGATGATATTATGTTTAATTTTCAAGGATCTGAAGCACAAAATTGTTTGAGATCGTCAACAATTATAATTAACTCATTTGAAGAATTGGAAGGTGAAGCTCTCGACACCCTTAGGGCTAAAAACCCAAACATATATAGTATTGGTCCCCTTCACATGCTTGGTAGGAACTTTCCAGAGAAGGAGCATGGTTTTAAGGAGAGTGGATCAAGTTTGTGGAAAACTGATAGAGAATGCATAAAATGGTTGAACAAATGGAAACCTTTCTCTGTCTTATATGTTAATTATGGAAGTGTAACTGTTATGACAAATAATCACTTGAAGGAATTTGCTTGGGGGATAGCAAATAGCAAGTTACCATTCTTATGGATAATGAGGCCAGATACAGTAATGGGTGAAGAAATTACATCCTTACCACAAGAGTTTTTAGATGAGGTCAGGGATAGAGGATACATAACTAGTTGGTGTTTTCAAGATGAAGTTCTTAATCATCCATCTGTAGGGGGATTTTTAACTCATTGTGGTTGGAATTCTACACTTGAAGCTATTTCTTCAAGTGTGCCTACTATTTGTTGGCCATTTTTTGCTGAGCAACAAACAAATTGTAGATATTTATGTAACACTTGGAGAATAGGGATGGAAATTAACTACGATGTGAAAAGGGATGAGATAACAGAAATTGTGATGGAAATGATGGAAggagaaaagggaaaagaaatgaGACACGAGTGCTTGAAGTGGAAAAAGAAAGCTACAAAAGCTACTAACTTGGGAGGATCGTCAAACAATAATTTTCATAAGTTAATCAAAGAGGTTCTTCATCCCaatgttatttgaattttaaatatcaGTCTAATATATGAATTGTGTTTGGTTTAGATGTAATATTTATGTTATAttacttttatttaaaatattttcatttcgTATTATTGTATTATGAATGTTAGCTCTTAAgacagatattaaaaataaaaatttgatgaTTTTTGTATAGTGTGCAAAAATAAAAGTCACTTTTAGtttatacaatatttttttaaagaaatcttcTAACTTAATCAATCACAATATAATTGATATTAATAATATTACTTTTAGGATATGTTCAAGTTTTTTGAAATTCGGTATCTAGTTCTAAGACTAACTAATTTGAAGCAAATTAATCTCACCGTCCACTTGAGATTCTATTTAAATATGAATTGATCCATCATAGAAATTATTAGTCTCTAGCGAGATTCGAACATATAACCATGAGGGGAGCATACTTTTATGATCCAAGTTTTTGCCAATAGGCCAACCCATATATATCttcattattaaaaattatattttaaaaaaaactttgaacATGGTTAAATTATATTGAATATCCTTTCTCACTGATAGTTCTTAGAACTTATTGTAATTCAACTAAATACACATTAACATAATTAACTTTCAGTGAGTTCTTAATCACCCCTCCATCGATGGAACTAAGCAGAGACCCTAAAAGATTTTCCTCCTAAACATGCAACATCTGCCTCCACATAAACTCCCAAATTCAAATACCACTTTCCCAAATGCCTCAACATTCCCACCTCTTGCGACTTCTGCTCAAAGAGAAGGAACAATCTTTCAAAAGTCACACTGAGCCAATTCACCCCAATCCACTCATCATGCTGAAAATGAGTATTTAAGCCATTCTCAACTCGCTTACGGATAACTAAAGTAAACCAATATAACGACCCCACCCTTAGAGCTATGAAGATAAACGTCCTTCCACCAGGGAGACACCCTCTTAAGTCTATCTTCCCTACCCTCTTTCCTAAGGGGATCTCACCAACAAGGATCTATACCTTTTAGAAACAATATCCTTCCATAAGGCAGGCTCATCCCCTAAGAAATGCTAAAGCCACTTGCTAAGGAAAGTCAAACTAAATTGCCTCAAATCCTTAACTCCTACCCCTCCTGACTTCTTCGGCTGACATATATCCTCTTAGTTTACCCAAGCAACCTTATTACCATTGTTGGACTCTCCTCAAAGAAAACGTTTATGCAGCACAACAAATATCTTTCAAATAGACATTGGCATCCTCATAAAGGATATGAAGAAAATGGGAATAATGCTTAGAACCAAAATTAGGAGAATCACTCTATCGCCAAGGCCCAAAAACCTATTCTTTCAAGAGGAAAGTTTCTTAGATACCATCTTCACTAGAGGCTCCTAAGTGCTTTCCTTCCTCTAACTAGCACCAACAGAAGTTCTATATATTTAAAAGGAAGTTGACCTACTTtacaatgcaaaaaaaaaaaatagactcCGCAACTTCAAGAAATCCCCTCTAACATTCACACCAAAAATACAACTCTTCAACAAAATTTCCTTAAGCCCTAACGCCAACTTAAAACTCCTCAGATTTGCCTTAATTGTTCACAATTGATCAATTTTTGTACTCCCAGAAGAATCGTGTCATCTACGTTCTAGAGATAAGAAACCACTAATTTTACTGAAGGCCAACTTTGAAGTTAAAAAACAACTTTAAGAAAACATCCCTCTTGTTAGTAGCACTAAGACCCTCCAACATAATGAGAAAAAGTAATGAGGCTAAAGGATCCTCTTGCTTAAGCCTCCTTTAAACATTAATTTCCTTAGTCAGGAATCCATTCACTAGAACAAACAAACTCCCATCATAGATACAAGCCATAATCCAAGCCATCCACTTACCATTAAAGCCAAATCTCCTTAACATATAATCCAGAAACAACTAGGTAACTGATCATAGACCTTCTCAAAATCCACTTTATAAATAAAACATCATGCTTTGAAATTCTGGCTAGATGAACCACCTCATTAAGTGTCACCACCCCATTCACCAAATGTCTACCCTTAATAAATGTGGATTGCTCCAAAGAAACTAACTCCCGTCATCACCTTTGCTAACCTGGTAGTTGACATTTTAGCAACCAACATATACAGAGATCCCATGAGAGAAATAGGTGAGAACTCTCACATCTATAAAGGAGATTCCACCTTTCGGGATGAAAGCCACAAAAAAGGACAAGAGATTCCTTAGAAGGAAGTTAATATTAAAGAACTGGCTAAACATAAAATAAACCTCTCCTTTGATAAGCtcccagaacttcttataaaactcAAAGGATCAAACTTAGTAGAGATGGAACTCACTTCCTCTTCTGATAGACATGCAAAATAAACCCCGTCAAGGGAAGGTCTAAAATCAACTCTTTCTCCCGAAAGTGCTTCTTAAAATACTTAGTAGCCTCCACTCAAACCTCATCTACCTCCTATAACCAAACGTCCCCAACCTTAAGAGTCAATAAACTAGTCCCCTGACTCCTCTTCTTATCACACGAGTGAAAAAACTCGTGTTAGAATCCCCTTCTCTAAGTCATGCTATCCTCGAGGGCTGATAGAGGAGTGAATCATAACATCTAAGGAACTCCCTAGATCAAGAGAGACTCGGTGTCTCTTAACCATACACCTCTTAGATCCCAATCCTCTAACTAATCCACACACCTCTAGGTCTTAAAATCCAAATTACCAAACTCATCTCTATTCCATGCTTTAAGCCAATATTTGAGAGCTTTAAGCTAATCCTAATCCCCTCTTATTTCTAAAACTAAACATAGAATTAAAGTCACTAGAAAAAACATCAAATCAACCCTAAAAACAATTCGTATTCTAGATCAAATAACCCCACATAACCATTTTATCAACCAAAGAACACTTAAGATACACATTCACCACAAAGCACAACCTATAAGAGACTTTCCACTGTAGACAGATCATGCTAggccgatatatatatatatatatatatatatatatatatatatatatatattcaattttcGAATGGagattttcggagatacatttccaaaAAATTACTAAGTGGTTAAATGATAAATCATCTAATTGAAACTGCTGTGAAATGGCATCAGGAGTTTgttcaaaaatgtattttcgaaTTAACCTCGtaaaaatttgaatttatatCTCCGAACTAAATTTtgcttaataaaaaatatttggtgtattcggagatatatctccgaataaactcaaaaatattttagaaatttcATAATACAATGAGAAATTCAATTCATTCAATGAGATTCTCCTGTACACTCACCTACGGGTCTAAGGTAGTGATCATGATCGAAATAAGCGATTTAATAAATTGGAGGAGCGTACATCATCGATTACGAGAGCAAATTGAAAAAAGATGTAGAAAAGAGTTATGCTTATTCTTGATTGGGATGTAATGAGTGATGTCATAACCACTCAAACAATATCATCAAATTAAAACAACACAATTATATCACGAGAGTTCGACTCCCAAAGAATTGCtctaagaccatctccaatggtagtttcttctattgagttctccacatgtaccattaatttaataattaaatatttaaaaaatttgccatatcataatagagttgcattgcaatgcaacaactaaaagattgtagtacccaatcaaatcaagttatgaggtaaagttgtgggacccatatcaaatttttattaaagttaaaattaaataaattcttttaatatgatgtggcTTAGTTGGTCCCATAAAGAATTCAAATGTAAGTTGCACCATTAGAGATGCTGATGTAGTAAAGAACAACACATCGACAAGGCACTAAACCGAGTCATGACCAATATAAAGCAGAGGGACAGAGACATGTTAGAAATGCTGACAAACCCATACTCATActccaaaaataaattaatttatgttaACATTCATGCATATACTTAAAGTTGCCGCCCCTACATTATTACTctaaaaataaaaagacaaaCCCATATTACAGCTAGCCTCATCATATTCTAATCTTGCAATAAGATATTCACTACTAACATTTATAAAAAAGACAAACAAAAGTTTCCTTATatttacaaacaaaaaacaaaatggATATTCCGTAACACGATTCTTaacattacattataaataaacgACAGGAAAGGAAAACGAAATCCACCACCACCATTCTACAAGTCCTAATAACTTTCATGGAGTCTACTATTCCTAATCATACCCAAAAGCCTCATGCTGTATTTATTCCATACCCAGCACAAGGTCATGTTAATCCCTTAATGcaactagcaaaactccttcGATGCAATGGTTTCCACATAACCTTTGTCAACACTGAATTCAACCACAAACGTTGGATAAAATCTCTTGGAACTGAGTTTGTCAAGGGTCTCTCAGATTTTCAATTTGAAACCATACCTGATGGTTTACCAGAATCAGATAAAGACGCAACACAGGATGTTCCATTGTTGAGTGACGCAACTAGAACAACCTTTTATGCTCCTTTTAAAGAGCTTCTGATTAAGCTAAACACTTCATCACCTCATATTCCAGTTACTTGCATAATTGCTGACGGGCTTTTGGGATTTGCTGGAAGAGTGGCTAAGGAGTTAGGCATTCAAGAGTTACAGTTTTGGACTGCTTCTGCTTGTGGCTTTTTGGGACATTTGCAATATGAAGAACTTGTCAAGAGGGGCATTCTTCCATTCAAAGGTAAACTATTACTCTTTTGATGACTTTTAATATCAAAATCAATTCATATATAAAGTATATTTTATCAAGAAAACAATACATATTTATACTTGGTTAGGAGGAGACATATTGATTTGTAAGGTAGATGATTTAAAAATTTATGAACAAATATgacaatatttaatatttatatacttAACTTTGTTATGTATAACTTGATTATCTTTGTAAATTTTTTAGATGAAAATTTTGTTGTCGATGGCACTTTGGAAAAAAGATTAGACTGGATCCCAGAAATGAGAGATATTAAATTAAAAGAGCTTCCGAGTTTTATGAGAGTTACCGATCTAAATGATATTATGTTTGATTTTATGGGTTCTGAGGCTCAAAATTGTTTGAAGTCATCAACAATTATAATCAACACATTTGAAGAATTGGAAGGTGAATCCCTTGATTTTTTAAGGagaaaaaattcaaacatataCAGCATTGGTCCACTTGACTTGATTAGTAGGCATTTTCCAGAAAAGGATCATGGTTTTATGGCTAGTGGTTCAGGTTTATGGAAAAGTGACCCAAAATGCATAAATTGGTTGAATAAATGGAAACCTAACTCAATATTATATGTTAATTATGGAAGTATAACAGTTATGACAAATCATCACTTAAAAGAATTTGCATGGGGAATAGCAAATAGCAAGGTACCATTTTTATGGATAATGAGGCCTGATGTCGTAATGGGTGAAGAAACTTCGAATTTACCACAAGAGTTTTTTGATGAAATTAAGGATAGAGGATATATAACTAATTGGTGCTTTCAAGACGAGGTTCTTGCTCATCCATCAGTTGGTGTCTTTCTAACTCATTGTGGTTGGAATTCTACAATTGAGTCTATTTCTTCAGGTGTGCCTACTATTTGTTGGCCTTTCTTTTCTGAACAGCAAACAAATTGTAGGTATTTATGCAATATTTGGAAAATAGGAATGGAAATTAACAATGATGTAAAAAGAGAAGAGATCACGAAACTTGTGCTGGAAATGACGGAAGAAGAAAATGGAAAAGAAATGAAACAAAAGAGCTTAGAATGGAAGAATAAAGCTATAAATGCTACTGATTTCGGAGGATCCTCATACAACAATTTCCATAAGTTAATTACAGAGGTTCTTCATCACAATGTTATTTGAATCCTTTTATCATCAATCAAATACGAAATATATCTCATTTTCTTACTTttagttaaatatttttatttgaattttaatcatTCTTATGTTGGCTAGTCTAAATTCTGTTTTATCCTATATTAGTCTAAAGAGACGACGTTTTATTTATTTCATCACAATATAATTGTTGGATTTACAATTATGCAAATCAAATGCAATGAGTATTTTTACGTATTTCTTAATTAAAACTTCACTTTTATATACTTATTTGAACTTTATGTCTACAAGCAATTGTTTCCCTGTATATAGAATACCTGTTATCCTGGATTTTCGATCGGGACTTTAGGATTATGATCCAAAAGAAATGATTTCCTAATAATCTCTATAAAAGGGAAAAGAGTCTTCGACGCTTCGGTTGAGGTCTCGAGTTGAAACGTATCCCTATCTAATGGTGAGTAGAAGAGTTATTTGATAACATAGTCGACTCTTCCTACTAGGGGCACTATGAGCATGCAGTATTCAAAAGGACTTAGCAAAAAATTGTGTTGTCTCTGATTGCTTAAGGCATGGTCGAGTGAAGCTTCCAAATGGATAAGGACAAACAGTTTTGTCAAGGACACGTGGGAACCTATCAGGTGAAGCATGCATGGATCAGAGACGTGGAAATTTTAGTTTAGTCGACTGTTATAAATAGTTATTTTATGATTTCCATATAAACAACATTTGTTTTCAGTTTTAGAGGCCCGCATTTATTCAATTGTAATAGAAATTCAAAGTATCCACATAAAAGTGAGAAAAGACTGTTTTCTAGAAAACATATGTATGTGTTCTAATTTATTAATTCCAAGTCATTTATTTCTTTATCAATATGAATTCTTTTGTTTAAACTCTTACCTTATCTgcatttctttccttttatttGCATTCAAAGTATTTCGACATTTCCTTTACATAATCCATCAAAATAATacttaaataatagaaaaaatagctCTTAGCACTTTGTCCTAGGATTCTCTAGCTGATCTAGCAAGTAACATTTAATAAGAAACTAGAggtttttatcaaaaatattggtaaacaaattggcacgcatAGTGGGACTCTGAGACCCTTGTGTTAAAAATATTTGCTCAAATAGTTTGCAGTAATCGTCGTTGTTATTATGGGTGTTCTGTTGAGTTTTTTCATAACACTGATGTCTGGTATTGTATGAACTTGAGAAGTGGAAAATAATTGTCTAAAATGTCACGTACTGGCACAGATACCAACACATCTAACCTTGCACAAAGCAACGCTCAAAATGTGGATGTAGACCATCGGGTACCCCGTCTCAAAATGCAACAGTTCTGTCCTAGGTAAGGACATTTGCCGCCACAGGGTCGACAATAGCGTTTTTGTTTTCACCAGCAATTATGGTTGTTTTCGGTCTGGTCCAGTCCAGGTATTTGCTCTCCCGAGTACTGGATCAAAATAGTAATCGGGTAAATCGGGACCAGATCGAAATAGTGATGGACCTTTTTTTGACCGAAACCGGACCGATACTTCCGGATACTTACCGAGTGGATCACGGATAAACCGGCCCAAATACAGCCCTACCGGCAATCACTAGGGTTCACCCCTTAACCCTTCGAGGGCTCTATTTCAAATGGGGTCGATACCGCCCCCTAGATTTTACCCATATGGCATGCCTCAATCGATGTTGGCTGGTCTTTAGTCAAATGCATCAATATATGTTGATAACATGATGGCCACTAGGCCACCTGTGAGCAATAGTATTCGACCAAGAGGGGTAGGCTATATCCCTCATACGACAATATCGTTATATACAACTTCCATGGTGTCCCTTAGACAACAAAAATGAGTTATCGTATTCAACATCACAACTTAGGACATTTAATTAGTTACAAACTTCAAATTATATGAAACTGCTTTTAAAGAAAAGAGTTATCATATTCAAATCTCAACAACTTTAAACATAATTTGAATAATCAATTAAATTCCAACAGTAACATAATAAGCAAAACAAGCATTCGCAACCCCGATGTTACAGAATTAGAGATGAAATTCAAAAAACAAAGACAAAACTAAAAGAAGTAACTCCAAGAGCTATCTTTCACTTACAGCAACAAACTCCACTCTTGAGTATCTGCAAAATGTCCATGGTGGACAACATCAAAGCAAAAGGTGGGTGAGAATTCACATTAATAATTAAACTGCATACACTGCAAGGTAGAATCACAAACATCTACATACATTGTCTTGAAGATTTTGAATCCTTAGGCTTTATTTGAGAGTTTGGAAAGGGGGAGGGATggcttcaaattttttttaaaatatagataAATTTTTACATTTATTGTAAACAAAGATTTTATTTAGAatgataatataattattatcattaatattaatgtatttttggtttttgaaatactataacaacaaatATTATATTTGAACAATTTGTTTAAGCCCTCCAAAACTCTCATCTCTCCATTGTAAATTTTGAGTTCCCCTAAATTAgaaggtttttggtgttatgaagaaAAACAAACTCTCCAAAATCCTTCCAaccaaaatctttctatttttcgaAGCTCTCCCCTCCCTTACCCTTAAAACTCTCAAACAAAGCATAAGAGAATAAATATTTGTATCTTATGAACAATTGAAGTAGAAAAATAAACTATTTATCGTCATCCTAAACAATTTATATACAGTTAGAAGATACACAACTGCATGCTTAACACAtaaatttttctataaaaaaatggtTAAATATGTTTATAGTCTCTCTAAATATAGGCATTTTCACTTTTAGTTCCAaaatttttttgttaaagaatCATCCTCCTAAAATTGTCCGTCTATAATTTTGTCATTCCCGTCAAGTGTCTACCTCCACTAACAGAAGCTGACGTGGCGGTGAAAGCATGTCATAGATGCTGACGTGATATGCCACATGGTTAGGGTCAACATTTTACTCGAACCCATAAAAATTCGTACCTAATCTGTAGCAAACTCATATCTAATTTCTTAGCATCGTGAGCATGCAAATGGTAGAATTCTGTAAGCCGGAGCGACGACAAAGATGAAAGAACTAACTTAATATTCACAAAGACGATATTAGAGGTGTGAGCAAGTTCTTACGGTTTTCTCTTTCAAATCTAAAATTGATGACTCTAAATTCATGGCATATAGCTTTCAATATTCACAATTTTCAATGCTTGTAGTACTTTTACGTATGCTGTCTCCGTATGCATACCAAAAATGTATGCATGTTGCCCAACAAATATGTCCTACATTAATATTGACAATTTTATTGCACTATAAACAACTCTAGTGCATATTTGTAAGTGGTGTTAGAATAATAATACAAGTGTGAGTAAGTAGGAAATAGTTTCACATTAGATatgaatgtggtgacttgagaatatataagtgagagaacccactcacctattaccttaaggttttgtgatgtaggaggattgtgcgtatcaaagaagaaatcgcACGTCagaaagcattttaatatttaagcaattttagttttaatatttaagcaatttctattttatttgttttatttaattttgtttggattaaaggcccataaggcccaatagggtttatttgttttctgtatttaaagacctttggcatggccataaggattatctcttttgttataatagaatccaaagttttctttattcctggtggactccagaccttatctatagggtttgcgcttgcaaccctgttttcattcaaggtttagcgcttgctattccttTGGACAGCTTCCGACTGCGTCAGTTGGTATTAGAGCAAGTTTTCTCCTGTTCTTTTCATAGCTTGACAACTATGGCGGATCAACCGGTGACCAAAGCAGATCTTGAGGGAATTACCACGGCTTTTACCGCGGCTCTAACTGCTTTGACTGAACAGATGGCGAATTTAGCAAATCAGGcgaacaacgccaacaacaatGGGAATCGGCGAAGAGACAGGAGAGGGGAACCGATTAGGGTTCTACGGGGTGGAAACTGTGTCGAAGATTCGAGTTCTGATGAAGAAGAACCTCACGATGAAGAGGACAATCGGGGGAATCTACAGAACATCCATGACTATCGAGTGAAGGCTGATATTCCATTGTTCTACGGAACTATGGGAGTGGAGGAGTTTCTTGATTGGCAGATCGACGTCGACAGGTTCTTCGACGTTATGGGTGTCCCTGAGAACAAGCAAGTCAAGATGGTTGCGATCAGGCTTAAAAGTACTGCAGCTGTCTGgtgggataaacttgttgttcaaaGGCAGAGACAAAGAAAGGGGCCAGTCAGAACTTGGAGaagaatgaaacaattgatgTTGGAGCGGTTTTTACCAGAGGATTATGAGCACATTCTTTATAAGATGTACATCGAGTGTGTTCATAGCAAGAGAACCGTGACTGAATACACAGCTGAGTTCCTGCGGTTTTCTGAGCGCAATGAATTGGGAGAATCAGAAAGTGGCTCGATACATCAGTGGCCTAAAGGGATCCTTGCATGGAGAATCTGGTGTCGAAAAAATTGGTAGATTATttgaagttgtccacaaaaccacaTGAGAAGCCGTACAACCTCGGTTGGGTAAGTAAGGGCTCCCAAGTTCGAGTAACACTAACCTGCAGAGTTCCTATCTCCATCGGAAAATATTATAGAGAAGAggtactttgtgatgttcttgatatggatgtttgtcatattttacttggtaggccttggaagtttgataatgatatcacttatcgAGGACGGGATAACGTGATGATGTTTACATAGGGCACACATAAAATTGCTATGGCTCCTGTTTTGCACTTTGATAAGAATCCAGGAGGAAAGAATCCTAGATTCTTGATGATG
This portion of the Vicia villosa cultivar HV-30 ecotype Madison, WI unplaced genomic scaffold, Vvil1.0 ctg.000493F_1_1, whole genome shotgun sequence genome encodes:
- the LOC131628928 gene encoding linamarin synthase 1-like, which gives rise to MESNQKPHAVFVPFPAQGHINPMMQLAKLFRCNGFHITFVNTEFNHKRFIRSLGSDFVKGLPDFQFETIPDGLPESDKDATQDVEPLCEAVRNNCYAPLKELVKKLNTSSSHIPVSCVVADGLSGFAARVAKDLGIRELQFWTASACGFLGYLYFDELVERGILPFKDENFDVDGTLETSLDWTLGMKDIRLKDLPSFIRITNLDDIMFNFQGSEAQNCLRSSTIIINSFEELEGEALDTLRAKNPNIYSIGPLHMLGRNFPEKEHGFKESGSSLWKTDRECIKWLNKWKPFSVLYVNYGSVTVMTNNHLKEFAWGIANSKLPFLWIMRPDTVMGEEITSLPQEFLDEVRDRGYITSWCFQDEVLNHPSVGGFLTHCGWNSTLEAISSSVPTICWPFFAEQQTNCRYLCNTWRIGMEINYDVKRDEITEIVMEMMEGEKGKEMRHECLKWKKKATKATNLGGSSNNNFHKLIKEVLHPNVI
- the LOC131628927 gene encoding linamarin synthase 2-like, whose product is MESTIPNHTQKPHAVFIPYPAQGHVNPLMQLAKLLRCNGFHITFVNTEFNHKRWIKSLGTEFVKGLSDFQFETIPDGLPESDKDATQDVPLLSDATRTTFYAPFKELLIKLNTSSPHIPVTCIIADGLLGFAGRVAKELGIQELQFWTASACGFLGHLQYEELVKRGILPFKDENFVVDGTLEKRLDWIPEMRDIKLKELPSFMRVTDLNDIMFDFMGSEAQNCLKSSTIIINTFEELEGESLDFLRRKNSNIYSIGPLDLISRHFPEKDHGFMASGSGLWKSDPKCINWLNKWKPNSILYVNYGSITVMTNHHLKEFAWGIANSKVPFLWIMRPDVVMGEETSNLPQEFFDEIKDRGYITNWCFQDEVLAHPSVGVFLTHCGWNSTIESISSGVPTICWPFFSEQQTNCRYLCNIWKIGMEINNDVKREEITKLVLEMTEEENGKEMKQKSLEWKNKAINATDFGGSSYNNFHKLITEVLHHNVI